A region from the Paenarthrobacter aurescens genome encodes:
- a CDS encoding adenosine deaminase: MTEPILDAAPALDFDLKSLPKVSLHDHLDGGLRPATIIELAEAAGHTLPSTDPVALGEWFRESADSGSLVRYLETFDHTVAVMQTKEGLFRVAKEFVEDLAEDGVVYGEVRWAPEQHLQQGLTLDEVVEAVQTGLEAGMESAEERGQQIQVGQLITAMRHADRGQEIAELAVRHRANGAVGFDIAGAEDGFLPSRFKDAFTYLAENNFPATVHAGEAAGLESIQSALVDGRALRLGHGVRIAEDISVEFEDNSDDDGEDTVGMVTIGSVAAWVRDRGIALEICPSSNLQTGAISGFGDGIESHPVDMLFQLGFNVTINTDNRLMSGVTLTDEFELLVETFDYDLDDLLELTLNAAEAAFLPLDEREALVEYINDAYANLG; this comes from the coding sequence GTGACTGAGCCCATTCTTGATGCTGCCCCTGCCCTTGACTTCGATTTGAAGAGCCTGCCCAAGGTTTCCCTCCATGATCACCTGGACGGAGGACTCCGCCCGGCCACCATTATTGAGCTGGCTGAGGCCGCCGGCCACACGCTGCCCTCCACCGATCCCGTGGCGCTGGGCGAATGGTTCCGCGAATCCGCCGACTCCGGTTCGCTGGTCCGTTACCTCGAAACGTTCGATCACACTGTTGCCGTCATGCAGACCAAGGAAGGCCTGTTCCGGGTCGCCAAGGAATTCGTGGAAGACCTGGCTGAGGACGGTGTGGTGTATGGCGAAGTCCGCTGGGCTCCCGAACAGCACCTGCAGCAGGGCCTGACCCTGGATGAGGTTGTTGAAGCAGTTCAGACCGGCCTTGAAGCCGGCATGGAGTCCGCTGAAGAACGCGGCCAGCAGATTCAGGTTGGGCAGCTCATCACTGCCATGCGCCACGCTGACCGCGGCCAGGAGATCGCCGAACTCGCTGTCCGCCACCGGGCAAACGGAGCAGTGGGCTTTGACATCGCCGGGGCCGAGGACGGCTTCCTGCCCTCCCGTTTCAAGGACGCTTTCACCTATTTGGCGGAGAACAACTTCCCGGCAACGGTCCACGCAGGCGAAGCCGCCGGCCTTGAGAGCATCCAGTCCGCATTGGTGGACGGGCGCGCTTTGCGCCTGGGCCATGGCGTGCGGATCGCCGAGGACATCTCGGTGGAGTTTGAAGACAACTCCGACGACGACGGCGAGGACACCGTGGGCATGGTGACCATCGGCAGCGTGGCTGCCTGGGTCCGCGACCGCGGAATTGCCTTGGAAATCTGCCCTTCGTCCAACCTTCAGACCGGTGCCATTTCCGGCTTTGGCGACGGCATTGAAAGCCACCCGGTGGACATGCTTTTCCAGCTCGGCTTCAACGTCACCATCAACACGGACAACCGCCTGATGAGTGGGGTCACCCTCACCGATGAGTTCGAACTCCTGGTGGAGACCTTCGATTACGACCTCGATGATCTGCTGGAACTGACACTGAACGCCGCAGAGGCAGCCTTCCTGCCGCTGGATGAGCGCGAAGCCTTGGTTGAGTACATCAACGATGCCTACGCCAACCTCGGCTGA
- a CDS encoding DedA family protein, which produces MQGINDFILAAAEQPWVLFLVLACCVIDGFFPPIPSESVVVGLSAVSGSSGSPNVWLLGVMAALGAFSGDNIAYIIGRHIGIQRWRWMRTQRMQGAFRWAGKELRRRSASLIMVARFIPIGRVAVNLTAGATHFHHRRFVALTAMSAILWATYSVILGYFFGVWFEDNHLLGAVIAIVVAVILGIIIDRIISKVRGSVPLDGKNIPEEDAPTPPTV; this is translated from the coding sequence GTGCAGGGCATCAACGATTTCATCCTCGCCGCAGCCGAGCAGCCTTGGGTGTTGTTCCTGGTGCTGGCTTGCTGCGTGATAGATGGTTTCTTCCCGCCTATTCCCAGCGAATCCGTGGTGGTGGGCCTGAGCGCAGTTTCCGGAAGCAGCGGTTCACCCAATGTGTGGCTGCTGGGTGTGATGGCCGCTTTGGGGGCTTTCTCCGGGGACAACATCGCGTACATCATCGGCCGGCACATCGGCATCCAGCGCTGGCGATGGATGCGCACCCAGCGAATGCAGGGCGCCTTCCGCTGGGCCGGCAAGGAACTCCGCCGCCGCTCGGCCTCGCTGATCATGGTGGCCCGTTTTATCCCCATTGGCCGCGTGGCAGTGAACCTGACGGCCGGCGCCACACACTTCCATCACCGGCGCTTCGTGGCCCTGACGGCCATGTCCGCCATCCTGTGGGCCACCTACTCGGTGATCCTTGGCTACTTCTTTGGTGTCTGGTTTGAGGACAACCACCTGCTGGGCGCCGTGATCGCGATCGTGGTGGCAGTAATCCTGGGAATCATCATTGACCGGATCATCAGCAAAGTCCGTGGATCCGTTCCCCTGGACGGCAAGAACATCCCTGAGGAAGACGCCCCCACTCCACCCACGGTATGA
- the eno gene encoding phosphopyruvate hydratase has translation MALIDAIHAREILDSRGNPTVEVEVLLSDGQIGRAAVPSGASTGEHEAVELRDGDKGRYLGKGVQKAVDAVIDEISPALIGFDATDQRSIDQAMIDLDGTPNKGKLGANAILGVSLAVANAAAASADLPLYKYLGGPNAHVLPVPLMNILNGGSHADSDVDIQEFMIAPIGAETFSEGLRWGVEVYHNLKAVLQEKGLSTGLGDEGGFAPNLPSNRAALDLIQEAIKNAGYTPGTDIALALDVASSEFYKDGAYQFEGKALSATEMSAYYAELVADYPLVSIEDPLDENDWEGWKTLTDTIGDKVQLVGDDLFVTNPVRLQQGIETATANSLLVKVNQIGSLTETLDAVSLAQRSGYTTITSHRSGETEDTTIADIAVATNAGQIKTGAPARSERVAKYNQLLRIEEELDDAARYAGRSAFPRFKG, from the coding sequence ATGGCGCTTATCGATGCCATCCACGCACGCGAGATCCTTGATTCCCGCGGAAACCCGACCGTAGAAGTTGAGGTCCTGCTCTCCGACGGCCAGATCGGCCGCGCAGCAGTTCCCTCCGGTGCCTCCACCGGTGAGCACGAGGCTGTTGAGCTTCGCGACGGCGACAAGGGCCGTTACCTCGGCAAGGGTGTCCAGAAGGCCGTTGACGCGGTTATTGACGAGATCTCCCCGGCCCTGATTGGTTTCGACGCCACTGACCAGCGCAGCATCGACCAGGCCATGATTGACCTGGACGGCACGCCCAACAAGGGCAAGCTCGGCGCCAACGCCATCCTGGGTGTTTCCCTGGCCGTGGCCAACGCTGCAGCAGCTTCTGCTGACCTGCCGCTGTACAAGTACCTGGGCGGCCCGAACGCCCACGTCCTGCCCGTTCCGCTGATGAACATCCTCAACGGCGGCTCGCACGCTGATTCCGATGTTGACATCCAGGAATTCATGATCGCCCCGATCGGTGCCGAGACCTTCTCCGAAGGCCTGCGCTGGGGCGTTGAGGTTTACCACAACCTCAAGGCTGTCCTCCAGGAAAAGGGCCTCTCCACGGGCCTCGGCGATGAGGGTGGCTTCGCTCCCAACCTGCCGTCCAACCGCGCTGCACTGGACCTGATCCAGGAAGCCATCAAGAACGCCGGCTACACCCCGGGCACGGACATTGCCCTCGCCTTGGATGTTGCCTCCTCCGAGTTCTACAAGGACGGTGCTTACCAGTTCGAAGGCAAGGCACTCTCGGCTACCGAGATGAGCGCCTACTACGCCGAGCTCGTTGCCGACTACCCGCTGGTTTCCATCGAAGACCCGCTGGACGAGAACGACTGGGAAGGTTGGAAGACCCTCACTGACACCATCGGTGACAAGGTTCAGCTTGTTGGCGATGACCTGTTCGTCACTAACCCGGTCCGCCTGCAGCAGGGCATCGAGACGGCCACGGCCAACTCCCTGCTGGTCAAGGTCAACCAGATTGGTTCCCTGACCGAGACTCTGGACGCCGTTTCCCTGGCCCAGCGTTCCGGTTACACCACCATCACCTCGCACCGCTCCGGCGAAACCGAGGACACCACCATTGCTGACATCGCCGTTGCCACCAACGCGGGTCAGATCAAGACCGGTGCCCCGGCCCGCTCCGAGCGCGTTGCCAAGTACAACCAGCTGCTGCGCATCGAAGAGGAACTCGACGACGCCGCACGTTACGCCGGCCGCAGCGCGTTCCCGCGTTTCAAGGGCTAG
- a CDS encoding ABC transporter permease has translation MSATTTAPKSGSTALPAFRPSMKVPLSLGILALIALVFFGFLGPDQTAEMKISDAGDAVAVPALMIPGQVGGVVFGILLLAMAAYSIYLWTQGERSPKWLPIAFAVVFVFALLVWIVAGARQPSISLAGLVAGSVTLAVPLVFGSLSGVLCERVGVVNIAIEGQLLGGAFTAALVATMTGSPYIGLIAAAAAGAAVSMVLAVFSIKYLVNQIIVGVVLNVLVSGLTGFLYGTLMVPNKEQFNTPGRLDILPIPLLSDIPIIGPILFEQSIAGYLMYIAVAVVWFGLFKTRWGLRVRAVGEHPQAADTLGINVNATRFWNVTLGGAIAGIGGAVFTLVTIDSFTKDISGGRGFIALAALIFGRWNPIGAFLASLLFGFAYNLQSILGIIGTPVPSQFMAMLPYVVTIFAVAGLVGKSRPPAASGIPYVKG, from the coding sequence ATGAGCGCGACAACTACCGCTCCGAAGTCGGGTTCAACGGCACTGCCCGCGTTCCGGCCTTCCATGAAAGTCCCGCTCTCGCTCGGCATTCTTGCCCTGATTGCGTTGGTCTTCTTCGGTTTCCTGGGCCCGGACCAGACCGCCGAGATGAAGATCAGCGATGCTGGTGACGCCGTGGCGGTTCCTGCCCTCATGATCCCGGGGCAGGTGGGCGGGGTAGTCTTCGGCATCTTGCTCCTTGCCATGGCCGCCTACTCCATCTACCTCTGGACGCAGGGGGAGCGCTCACCAAAGTGGCTGCCGATCGCCTTCGCCGTGGTGTTTGTGTTCGCGCTGCTCGTGTGGATCGTGGCCGGAGCCCGCCAGCCGTCCATCTCGCTGGCCGGCTTGGTGGCAGGTTCTGTCACCCTGGCGGTGCCGTTGGTGTTCGGTTCGCTCTCCGGTGTGCTCTGTGAGCGTGTGGGTGTAGTGAACATTGCCATCGAGGGCCAACTCCTGGGCGGTGCCTTTACGGCCGCACTGGTAGCCACCATGACGGGCAGCCCGTACATCGGGCTTATTGCAGCCGCTGCTGCCGGTGCTGCCGTGTCCATGGTCCTGGCAGTCTTCAGCATCAAGTACCTGGTCAACCAGATCATTGTGGGCGTGGTGCTGAACGTGTTGGTCTCCGGCCTCACGGGCTTCCTCTACGGCACTTTGATGGTTCCCAACAAAGAGCAGTTCAACACCCCGGGCCGGCTGGATATCCTGCCCATCCCGCTGCTTTCGGATATCCCCATCATCGGCCCCATCCTGTTTGAGCAGTCCATCGCGGGCTACCTCATGTACATTGCCGTGGCCGTGGTGTGGTTCGGCCTGTTCAAGACCCGCTGGGGCCTGCGGGTCCGCGCCGTGGGTGAGCACCCGCAAGCTGCTGACACGCTGGGCATCAACGTCAACGCAACCCGTTTCTGGAACGTCACCTTGGGTGGCGCCATCGCAGGGATCGGCGGTGCCGTGTTCACCCTGGTAACCATCGACTCCTTTACCAAGGACATTTCCGGTGGCCGGGGCTTCATTGCCTTGGCGGCGTTGATCTTTGGCCGGTGGAACCCCATCGGTGCCTTCCTGGCTTCGCTGTTGTTCGGCTTTGCCTACAACCTGCAGTCCATCCTGGGCATCATCGGCACCCCGGTCCCGAGCCAGTTCATGGCCATGCTGCCGTACGTGGTGACCATCTTCGCCGTCGCCGGTCTGGTGGGTAAGTCGCGGCCACCGGCCGCAAGCGGCATACCGTACGTGAAGGGTTGA
- a CDS encoding DedA family protein — protein MLEHAAGQPWIYPVLLVFFFIDGFATILPSETAIVGLSALSLHSGEPNLWILGGTALIGAMAGDNMAYMLGRKIGLTRWKWMRRPKVQKMFAWAQYELDKRGAVLIFTARYIPWGRVAVNYVAGQTGFRHRTFFWLDAFACITWVAYSIGIGLLAGQWVHHNPLLGVGIAVAFAVVLGIVVDHALRWWHKYLEKRDLARDAAAGNTVPAEESPDLSQKAAAGVDLSKPAG, from the coding sequence ATGCTCGAGCATGCAGCCGGGCAGCCCTGGATATACCCGGTACTCCTGGTCTTCTTCTTCATTGACGGATTTGCCACCATCCTTCCCAGCGAAACAGCCATTGTTGGCCTCTCGGCGCTGTCTCTTCACAGTGGAGAGCCCAATCTCTGGATCCTGGGAGGCACCGCTCTTATAGGTGCCATGGCGGGGGACAACATGGCCTACATGCTGGGCCGCAAAATCGGTCTTACCCGCTGGAAATGGATGCGCAGGCCCAAGGTCCAAAAGATGTTCGCCTGGGCGCAGTATGAGCTGGACAAGCGCGGCGCGGTCCTCATTTTCACGGCCCGGTACATTCCTTGGGGCCGTGTAGCTGTGAACTACGTGGCCGGACAGACCGGCTTCCGCCACCGGACGTTCTTCTGGTTGGACGCTTTCGCCTGCATCACCTGGGTTGCCTACTCCATCGGCATCGGCTTGCTGGCAGGTCAATGGGTGCACCACAACCCGCTCCTGGGAGTCGGAATTGCCGTGGCCTTCGCAGTGGTCCTTGGCATTGTGGTGGACCACGCCCTTCGCTGGTGGCACAAGTACCTTGAGAAGCGGGACCTGGCCCGTGATGCGGCAGCAGGCAATACGGTCCCTGCAGAAGAGTCCCCGGATCTGTCGCAAAAGGCGGCCGCCGGCGTGGACCTCTCAAAACCCGCTGGCTAA
- a CDS encoding ABC transporter permease, which translates to MTTNDESNKDRTPEESTSEVRAADVSLDTAGGMLEPSIVPVSSQSGDTGHQQGSVVRRIVMGNGFVSVLAVIVALFLGGLLIASTDAQVAKTAGYLFARPTDFLSALWAAMTESYVALFQGSVFNPRQGLAPLLETMTVATPLICAGLGVALAFRAGLFNIGAQGQIIISATLAAYVGFAWHLPFGLHLLVVIIMGVLGGAVWGGIVGVLKARTGAHEVIVTIMLNYVALFLLDFLLNTAAFRRPGDSSPISPRLDESATFPVLIPGSRLHMGFLVAIALTFGVWWLLNRSTIGFEFRAVGANPVAARTAGVKVSRATILVMAMAGALAAFGGIAQVAGTEKVLTGGVAAQIGFDAITVALLGRSTPWGTFFAGLLFGAFRAGAVQMQIQTGTPIDIVLVVQSLIVLFIAAPPLIKSIFRLEPKKKKKTPKAAPKAALVNASGGAK; encoded by the coding sequence ATGACAACTAACGACGAGTCGAACAAGGACCGCACACCCGAGGAATCCACCTCCGAAGTCCGTGCCGCAGACGTCTCCCTCGATACCGCAGGCGGCATGCTGGAACCTTCCATCGTGCCCGTCTCTTCCCAGAGCGGGGACACGGGCCATCAGCAAGGCAGCGTCGTTCGCAGAATTGTGATGGGCAACGGATTCGTCTCCGTCCTTGCCGTTATTGTGGCGCTGTTCCTCGGTGGTCTTCTGATTGCCAGCACGGATGCACAGGTTGCCAAGACAGCAGGTTACCTGTTCGCGCGCCCCACGGATTTCCTGAGTGCGCTGTGGGCAGCCATGACCGAGAGTTACGTAGCCCTCTTCCAGGGTTCGGTTTTCAACCCCCGCCAGGGGCTGGCACCACTGCTGGAAACCATGACCGTGGCAACGCCCCTGATCTGCGCCGGCCTTGGCGTTGCCCTGGCATTCCGCGCCGGCCTGTTCAACATCGGTGCGCAGGGCCAGATCATCATCAGTGCCACGCTGGCAGCCTATGTTGGCTTCGCCTGGCACCTGCCGTTCGGCCTGCACCTGCTGGTGGTGATCATCATGGGTGTCCTGGGAGGCGCTGTGTGGGGCGGCATTGTTGGCGTCCTCAAAGCACGGACCGGTGCCCACGAGGTGATCGTGACCATCATGCTGAACTACGTGGCATTGTTCCTGCTGGACTTCCTGCTGAACACCGCAGCGTTCCGGCGCCCGGGGGACAGCAGCCCCATTTCACCACGCCTGGACGAATCGGCAACGTTCCCCGTCCTCATCCCCGGATCCCGTCTCCACATGGGCTTCCTGGTAGCCATAGCGCTGACTTTCGGTGTGTGGTGGCTGCTGAACAGGTCCACCATCGGCTTTGAGTTCCGCGCCGTAGGTGCAAACCCTGTGGCGGCACGGACCGCCGGCGTTAAGGTTTCCCGCGCCACCATCCTGGTGATGGCCATGGCCGGTGCCCTTGCTGCGTTTGGCGGTATTGCCCAGGTGGCCGGCACGGAAAAGGTGCTGACCGGCGGCGTCGCTGCCCAGATCGGCTTTGACGCCATCACTGTTGCCCTGCTGGGACGCAGTACTCCCTGGGGGACGTTCTTTGCCGGCCTGCTGTTCGGAGCCTTCCGTGCAGGGGCCGTGCAGATGCAGATTCAGACCGGAACGCCCATTGACATTGTGCTGGTAGTGCAGTCCCTGATCGTGTTGTTCATTGCCGCACCGCCGCTCATCAAGTCGATCTTCCGGCTTGAGCCCAAGAAGAAAAAGAAGACACCGAAAGCGGCTCCCAAGGCTGCCCTGGTCAACGCCTCCGGAGGTGCCAAATGA
- a CDS encoding ABC transporter ATP-binding protein: MKLELKGISKAFGTFYANQDIDLVVESGQIHCLLGENGAGKSTLMNVLYGLYEPTAGQILVDGQPVNFRGPGDAMAAGIGMVHQHFMLVPVFTVAENVALGAEPTTFGGVLSIEETRKKIREISNQYGFDVDPDALVEDLPVGVQQRVEIIKALVREARVLILDEPTAVLTPQETDELLDIMRQLKAGGTSIVFISHKLREVKAVSDVITVIRRGKVVGDAPPTASATELASMMVGRPVSLSLNKAPAQRKETTFVVENLTVRAANGTNVVDGISFEIAQGEILAVAGVQGNGQTELTEAILGIQDHVTGSVTLDGKQLLGLPVKDVLRSGVGFVPEDRTVDGLVGPFSVAENLVLDLYDQAPFASGISMKPAKVAEHAKAKIEEFDIRTPSASSAAGTLSGGNQQKVVMARELSRPLRLFIASQPTRGVDVGSIEFLHKRIVAERDVGTPVMIVSTELDEVIELADRIAVLYKGKLVGIVPAGTSRDTLGLMMAGVGPEGGSDDN, from the coding sequence GTGAAACTCGAATTGAAGGGGATCTCGAAAGCCTTCGGGACCTTCTACGCCAACCAAGACATCGACCTCGTGGTCGAATCCGGCCAGATCCATTGCCTCCTGGGCGAAAATGGTGCCGGCAAATCAACCCTCATGAACGTCCTCTACGGACTGTACGAGCCCACGGCCGGCCAGATCCTGGTAGATGGCCAGCCCGTTAATTTCCGTGGGCCAGGTGACGCCATGGCAGCGGGAATCGGTATGGTGCACCAGCACTTCATGCTCGTCCCCGTATTTACGGTGGCAGAAAACGTGGCTCTGGGTGCTGAGCCCACCACGTTCGGCGGCGTCCTCAGCATTGAAGAAACCCGGAAGAAGATCCGGGAAATCTCGAACCAATACGGCTTTGACGTGGATCCCGATGCCCTGGTTGAGGACCTTCCTGTGGGAGTTCAGCAGCGTGTGGAGATCATCAAGGCGCTGGTGCGCGAAGCCAGGGTCCTCATTTTGGACGAGCCCACAGCCGTACTGACGCCGCAGGAAACCGATGAACTCCTGGACATCATGCGTCAGCTCAAAGCCGGCGGCACGTCCATCGTGTTCATTTCGCACAAACTGCGTGAAGTCAAAGCTGTCTCGGACGTCATCACCGTCATACGCCGCGGCAAGGTGGTGGGGGATGCTCCACCCACGGCATCAGCCACTGAGCTGGCCTCCATGATGGTGGGCCGCCCCGTCAGCCTGAGCCTGAACAAGGCACCTGCGCAGCGGAAGGAAACCACTTTCGTGGTGGAGAACCTCACTGTGCGTGCGGCCAACGGCACCAACGTGGTGGACGGGATCAGCTTCGAGATCGCCCAAGGCGAGATCCTCGCCGTCGCCGGTGTCCAAGGCAACGGCCAAACGGAACTGACCGAGGCGATCCTGGGCATTCAGGACCACGTCACAGGCTCGGTGACGCTGGACGGCAAGCAATTGCTGGGCCTGCCCGTGAAGGATGTCCTGCGTTCGGGCGTCGGCTTTGTCCCGGAAGACCGGACAGTGGACGGCCTGGTGGGGCCGTTCTCGGTGGCGGAGAATCTGGTGCTGGATCTGTATGACCAAGCGCCGTTTGCCAGCGGTATCAGCATGAAACCGGCCAAGGTTGCCGAACATGCCAAGGCCAAGATTGAAGAATTTGATATCCGTACACCCTCCGCATCCTCGGCAGCCGGAACACTGTCCGGCGGTAACCAGCAGAAAGTGGTCATGGCCCGGGAGCTGTCCCGGCCGCTGCGGTTGTTCATCGCCAGCCAGCCCACCCGTGGCGTGGATGTTGGCTCCATTGAGTTCCTGCACAAACGCATTGTTGCCGAGCGCGACGTCGGAACGCCGGTCATGATCGTTTCCACTGAACTGGATGAGGTCATTGAACTCGCAGACAGGATTGCCGTGCTGTACAAAGGCAAGCTCGTGGGAATCGTCCCTGCCGGAACATCCCGCGACACCCTTGGCTTGATGATGGCCGGCGTCGGCCCTGAAGGAGGCTCCGATGACAACTAA
- a CDS encoding thymidine phosphorylase — protein sequence MTSTEAFDAVQIISIKRDKGTLTPEQIDWTIDAYTRGVIAEEQMAALNMAILLNGMDRAEISRWTSAMIASGERMDFSSLTTPDGGRKATSDKHSTGGVGDKITLPLAPLVAVFGVAVPQLSGRGLGHTGGTLDKLEAIPGWRANLSNDEIMAQLQDVGAVICAAGSGLAPADKKLYALRDVTGTVEAIPLIASSIMSKKIAEGTGSLVLDVKVGSGAFMKDVARARELAETMVALGKDAGVHTVALITDMSTPLGLTAGNAIEVEESVEVLAGGGPEDVVELTVRLAEEMLAGAGIHDADPAAALKDGRAMDVWNRMIEAQGGDPRAALPVARESETVYAPADGVLVELDALSVGVAAWRLGAGRARKEDQVQAGAGVRLHAKPGALVRAGEPLMTLLTDTPEKFDRAKEALQDAVVIAPEGSRPAHQLIIDRIA from the coding sequence GTGACCAGCACCGAAGCGTTCGACGCCGTCCAGATCATTTCCATCAAGCGGGACAAGGGCACCCTCACTCCCGAGCAGATCGACTGGACCATTGATGCCTACACCCGCGGGGTGATCGCCGAGGAACAGATGGCGGCACTGAACATGGCCATCCTGCTCAACGGCATGGATCGCGCGGAGATCTCCCGCTGGACCTCGGCCATGATCGCCTCGGGCGAGCGGATGGACTTTTCGTCCCTGACAACGCCCGACGGCGGCCGCAAGGCTACCAGCGACAAGCACTCCACCGGTGGGGTGGGGGATAAGATCACGCTGCCGCTGGCCCCGCTCGTGGCCGTGTTCGGCGTCGCCGTTCCGCAGCTCTCAGGCCGCGGGTTGGGCCACACGGGCGGCACCTTGGACAAGCTTGAAGCCATCCCGGGGTGGAGGGCCAACCTCAGCAACGACGAGATCATGGCCCAACTCCAGGACGTGGGAGCCGTCATCTGCGCAGCAGGCTCCGGTCTCGCTCCGGCGGACAAGAAGCTCTACGCCCTGCGTGATGTCACCGGCACTGTTGAAGCCATTCCGCTCATTGCCTCCTCGATCATGAGCAAGAAGATCGCTGAAGGAACGGGCTCGCTGGTGCTGGACGTCAAGGTAGGCTCCGGCGCTTTCATGAAGGATGTAGCACGGGCGCGGGAGCTTGCCGAGACCATGGTGGCTCTGGGCAAGGACGCCGGTGTGCACACCGTCGCCCTGATCACGGACATGTCCACGCCGTTGGGTCTGACGGCCGGTAACGCCATTGAAGTTGAGGAGTCGGTGGAGGTCCTTGCGGGCGGCGGTCCGGAAGACGTCGTCGAGTTGACCGTCCGCTTGGCCGAGGAGATGCTGGCCGGTGCCGGCATCCACGATGCCGACCCCGCAGCAGCCCTGAAGGACGGCCGTGCCATGGACGTCTGGAACCGGATGATCGAAGCACAGGGTGGAGATCCGCGGGCAGCCCTGCCGGTGGCCAGGGAATCGGAGACTGTTTACGCGCCGGCGGACGGCGTCCTGGTGGAACTGGATGCCTTGTCCGTGGGAGTTGCCGCCTGGCGCCTCGGAGCCGGCCGGGCCCGCAAGGAGGATCAGGTTCAAGCGGGAGCTGGCGTGCGCCTGCACGCCAAGCCCGGCGCATTGGTCCGTGCAGGGGAGCCGCTCATGACGCTCCTGACGGACACCCCGGAGAAATTTGATCGGGCAAAGGAAGCACTCCAGGATGCGGTGGTGATCGCGCCCGAAGGTTCACGCCCGGCGCATCAGCTCATCATCGACCGCATCGCCTAG
- a CDS encoding cytidine deaminase, which produces MPANDVDWQALEEAAKHAMRNAYAPYSKFPVGAAALTEDGRIVSGCNVENASYGLTLCAECALVGQLHMTGGGRIAAFYCVDGQGNILMPCGRCRQLLYEFRAPGMQLMTTQGIKSMDQVLPDAFGPEHLEETT; this is translated from the coding sequence ATGCCGGCGAATGACGTCGATTGGCAGGCGCTGGAAGAAGCGGCAAAGCACGCCATGCGCAATGCTTATGCGCCGTACTCGAAGTTCCCGGTGGGGGCTGCGGCCCTCACCGAGGACGGCCGGATTGTGAGCGGCTGCAACGTGGAGAACGCCAGCTACGGGCTGACACTCTGCGCCGAATGCGCGTTGGTGGGCCAGCTCCACATGACAGGCGGCGGCAGGATCGCAGCATTCTATTGTGTGGACGGCCAAGGCAACATCCTCATGCCGTGCGGGCGCTGCCGTCAGTTGCTGTACGAATTCAGGGCGCCGGGAATGCAGCTCATGACAACGCAGGGAATCAAATCCATGGACCAGGTGCTGCCTGATGCCTTTGGTCCTGAACACCTGGAGGAAACTACGTGA
- a CDS encoding MazG nucleotide pyrophosphohydrolase domain-containing protein — translation MPTPTSADSPLDQLLGGPTAAGVPDRACEVGELLGTIAALREHCPWMGGLTHESLVEYLIEEAYEVVDSIEAGAVDDELRGELGDVLLQVVLHARLAEERGSFDFAAVARGINDKMIRRNRHVFKADGSLQDSFPSSVEEIIVKWDAAKRAEKPERKDPFEGIPPHLPALAAAQKSLDRAARAGLDVDAGLSVDAQGALAGVGLAAVPASEEALGELLLAVVAGAREQGLDAERALRAAVRSFQNTQAPPS, via the coding sequence ATGCCTACGCCAACCTCGGCTGATTCTCCGCTGGACCAGCTGCTGGGTGGGCCCACGGCAGCAGGGGTCCCTGACCGAGCTTGCGAGGTTGGGGAGCTGCTGGGGACCATTGCGGCACTGCGTGAGCACTGCCCATGGATGGGTGGGCTGACGCACGAGTCGCTGGTGGAGTACCTGATTGAGGAAGCCTATGAAGTGGTGGACTCGATCGAAGCCGGCGCAGTTGATGATGAGCTCCGTGGCGAGCTGGGCGATGTGCTGCTTCAAGTAGTGCTGCACGCCCGGCTCGCCGAGGAGCGCGGCAGCTTTGATTTCGCTGCGGTAGCCCGGGGTATCAACGACAAGATGATCCGACGCAACCGGCACGTGTTCAAGGCGGACGGTTCACTGCAGGACAGTTTTCCGTCCAGCGTCGAGGAAATCATCGTCAAGTGGGATGCTGCCAAGCGGGCCGAGAAGCCGGAGCGGAAGGATCCCTTTGAAGGTATTCCGCCGCACCTCCCGGCCTTGGCGGCAGCCCAGAAGTCGTTGGACAGGGCAGCCCGCGCAGGGCTGGACGTTGATGCGGGGTTGAGCGTTGACGCCCAAGGTGCGCTGGCCGGCGTCGGGCTCGCTGCTGTTCCTGCCTCGGAAGAGGCGCTCGGTGAGCTGCTGCTGGCGGTCGTCGCCGGTGCCCGGGAGCAAGGACTCGACGCCGAACGGGCCCTTCGTGCAGCGGTTCGATCGTTTCAGAACACCCAGGCACCGCCTTCATGA